GAGAGCTACTCTACGCGTTAATGGCAGTAATTGGAAAAacatatggggaaaaaaagcagatttcagTCGAACAAGTATCCACTTTGAAAGACATATGGTTTTGTGACCATATGGCCTTATTAccatagtatttttttttttttaaaaaaaagcttaaagcttcctcacaacaacacacacacaagagattaaaataaatgagagattAAAATAGAACGAGGGTTAATGGCTGAGGATTAATACACATGTATAAACActacaaacaaaacactaatTATCAATAAAAAAGGTCAAAGACATTAAGAGTAGTGACACCATCTTTCATAGACACCAGTTCCGCCTTTTGGGCAGGAGTCGCCAcccagtctggtctggtcttttATTAAGCATCTAAATCAGCTCACTTTCAGTAAGAAAACAGTATCTTTTAAAAGTCCCAGAAAAGTGTCCTGCAACAGACATTGCCATGACCCACTCATGTTGGGAAAACACAGCGCAATGGTAGATTGTTTTAACACAGTCAGTGTATGCACAGTGTCGGGTGTATGCAGATagaaaaagcagaaattacCAATCTATTTCagtctgaattaaaataatttccatttcaGTGTGAACAGGACAGAGAGAAACGGAGCAGAAGCAGAGAAGAGTTTGACCACGTTTTCTTTTACATGTCATAATTTTAAAGTTGTGCCTGGCGAACATTTCTCTCTTGCAGATGCAAATGGCAAACCACCATCCTCGAGATAAAAGCTAATTTACTTCATGCACAGCAAGTAATCCCTCACTGCCACAGCATTTCAATGGATGACATTCTGCTAAAACATTAACAATAAGATTCAAGCTAAATACAGATTTATTGCCAGGCAAAATGGTATGCCCGGTAACATGCTACGGCTACTCATTCTTTCCAGAGTCATTTGGCAAAACCCGTACGGCCATATCGTACCTGTGGAGCCTTGGTGAAAAGGAGAAATGTTGgagtttttgtttaaatgtcgtCTTTGTTTAAATACTTCCAGTGTTTCCCTTTGGTTATTTAGTCAGTTTGGCATTTTTCTATTACACtgcatgtgtatgtatatgtatgtgtgtatatatatgtgtgtatatatactcTCACCATTAACACTCATCTAAAATAATGATGAGAAATTGACACTACCATCTTCCTGCATTTCCACCCTGATAAAGCACCATTTGGGACACTGATAGTAGCATTTCTTTGTATATCAAGCACAGACAGGCTAACCTCTACTTAGCCTGGTTAGACAATATAAGGCAGATAAATCTGGACAGCGTGGGGAATAATACGATTGCCTCTGGATGGTTGTGATGAAGTGTCTTCATAGGGAAGAGGTCAGAAACTGAGAATGTCAGATATGGAACGTTTCCTCACAGCCTTCACTGTGAAAGGAAAGATGTCGAGGACTCTGCGTGGCTCAGACCGGGGCGGTGCTGGATTTAGTCTTTGATGTTTGGTCGTGATGGATGGAGAATTGGGTTGAGAAAAACACAGCCAGTTGTTGGTCATTTCAGTCTGGTAACAGCTCTGTAGATGGCGAAACCCAAAACTGCGACCACAGCCGAGCCCAAAGTCACTCTCAGCCAGAATGATGTGTTGCTCATGTCTGAACCATTCAGGTgtctggagaaggagaggaaaaaagggtcagataaactaaatatttaaacaacagaaatttatATTAACGATTTCAATacttttctctttatattttgcatgtttttagaAACATAAAGCCTGATTTTAATCAAGTGCACAAGATTGGCCAACTCAAACGTACGGGTACATTGCTGCCCAGGCGAGCTTGGTGTAGATATTCTTGCTGGTGGAGTCGAGGAACGTGCTGGAGAAGGGCAGCGGTGGAGGAAGTCGGTGTTTATAACAGAACTCTGCTGGAGCCATCCCATGGAACTGCTTGACTTCCACAAGGTCCACCTTGGAGGCCACTAACACACATGGGATGTCGCTCTCCATGTAGTGTTGCTAAATAAGGAAACGGAATAAAGAGTGAAAAGTTTAGCTGAGAGAGAAGCCTAATGTAATGTGGAGAACTGTTGTCATGTAACACATACAGTAACTATAATGTTGGAGACACCATGAACAgaataaatatcacatttagAAACATATTTAAGTGAAGAGGTTAAATGTCTTGATAAATCTTGAGATTGTGAATATTTGAAATGTATATTGTGATCACTTGTACCGATGATGTCCATTCATCTCACAGCATATGGAGACTAAGCGAAGGACAGGATTGTGGTATCAGAAACTTTAAGGGTCTTTAGCAAACGGGACCTGGATGCGTAAACATGCAGCCTGTGTCGGTGTGAGCCAGTTATACTTGTACACTCGTCTGCCTTGCTGGCTCTTCACAAAGGCTAGACAGaactgtggcttttttttgtagtaaagctaattttagttttctttcctgcttccctttcaacaatagtgactgaaactttcaccaaaatttCACAAGtgatacaaatgtctgtatctctaAACCTCTTCAGTTAACCGAGAAGCAGACTCAAATACCAAAGCATGTTTGGACAGGCATAATACCATCTCTGTCGGCAAGGAAACAAACATGTCACTTTTGTCTTGTAAACACCACATTATCGGTTGGTTTTAAACAGGTAACCGAGTGTAAATTCTATTATAGAGCGAGTCAAACGGTAAATAACGAGTGACGCTCCGAACAGGTAAACTTGGCCTTGCTGTCAGTTACCCAGATATCTGCAGCTGAAGCCCCAAAACATTACCTTTTAACTCCAGAAGTAAAGTCATAAGTAGCAGGCAACTCTCAAACACTTTACCTAAGTTGAGTATCTTTCCAAGCAGATGGCTTGGTGGAGCTGGAGGCagtctttctcctcctgtgcCTCAATTGACTCAATAGATCACATCAGTAAAGTAATAGTTATGTCTCCTTCCCCTGTCGTtctatttaaaataatgaattatctAACCTAACAATATTTCTAAATTTGCTTTTAGTAATTATATATGTAAATGCTAGAGATGGCCACATTACTGGATCATTAACCACGCTGGCTGTATGCAAACACCAGCAGAAAATAAAGTACATGAGACACAAAATGAtctcacaaataaaaaaggataATAGATGGAAATTTATCTGCTTAATGCTCCAGTAGCCTATTTTGCGACTGACCTTGTATATGCTGGCACAATAGTCGAAGGAATGGGGGTCACTGGAGTCGTACATGAGACAAGCGACATCACAGGAGGCATCTGATGCTTTCAGGAACTCTGTCTCTACGTCCACCTCATTGAGCtgcacagagaggagaagaagaagctcaggCTTTAGCCGGTGTCAGAGGTTAAGGCTCAGCATTAGGAACAACATGGGGCTACTTACGATCAGGTACTTCTCCTGGTTGCTGACTTGGACAGTATTTATCACATAAGGGGAAAAGGCACTGCTGGAATTTccctgtaaaagaaaaaaaaataattagatgTTTATTATCACAGTTTAATAATGCAACATATGCTATTTACAGCTCCAGACTAGCTGATGGTGTCGTACCGAAACGCTGCGGCCCACGAACGCCTGGAGAAAGGCTGTCTTGCCCGTCCCTCGCGGTCCAATCACCTTGCAGAGAAACACTGACCGCTGTGTTTGGCGTTTTTCAAGGTCCACCTCTTTCTCTCGTGtcactgcacacattaaaaaaagaacacaaaacataaaCCCAGTTCACAAACACACCTTCCAGCCACTCAAGTCAAGTAGAACATCACCCGCTTAGCGGCAAGATTCACTGCTCGCAGGGCAATGTTGGGAAAAACTGATTTCCTTAATTTTCCAGACAATATTATTAATAGTCTTGAATTACAGGTGCAACTTCCACTGCAGCTTTAGAAAGGCTTCAGatgtttttcctgcagcagcGGCTGTTTCTGTTCttactcatggttgtaacaaagaaaatagttctctctggttgtgttttatCCCTGTTTGGCTTTTCTCGATCATCAAACACTTCAGACTAGTCTGTTGACAACATATGTTGTCCAATTACTCTTTGACGGTTTGCAGCTGCACATAAGATCTCTTCAATCAAAAAACagataacaaataaaagcaataacCAAACCCAGGGTGTAAACATCTCTTTCTCATCTCCCCATCAAGGCGTTTTAGTCGTCAGATAATCAGTAACCCACACTTATGGTATTTAATTATAACTTAGGTCTTACATCAAGAGTCCTCTAGTGGTCACTGAAGGGATTTTAACAAAGTACAactcacgtgttcacaacataattcatgtaaacaacacattttgtaATCATAGTGTGCGCCAGGGAAGTTTGTGGAGAACAGATTAAGCCAGATGGCATCAAACTAAATCAGGCAAGTAAATAAAATTACtagaaagatgaaaaaatagAGTTAAAACCCTGTACTACACACTCGAATGACGCACACACTCAACAGGTCCCTCTATAGTCAGACTTGACTCATCTATATCATTCAAACTGCACGCTGTGACACTAAATTAAAATTACTCAGGTAGTAACGGAAGTTATCAAGGGCAGAGGAATATGATCTATGCGATAATGTGCCAATTCATTACACAGTTAATATTTCAATCAGGACAAAAATATGCGAGTATGGCGGAAGCCTTCTTGTTTCTCTGCGCACTTCTATCAAGTTACATCTCCTTATATTAGCTTAGTGGTGAACCACTAATTTAATGAGTATTCAATATCCTTTTTATTAATGCTCACATTGATACCAACAGCTTCATGCATGTGTGGAGAGTGAACTCCGTTCCAGATCACGCGTAGTTAAATGTGCTGATACATGCAACTCAAAAACTCCCAACTTCACGTGAACTAACCATTAATTAACTAATCACAAGTATATTAACCTTCTACAGGATTAAGACTAGTAATCCTCCTATAGTGCTTAACTATGAGACTGGGATTTAAGCATCTGCGTTCCCCTTTTCAACAGTACAAACATCTCAACCTCTCTGACATACATGTGTGAAGACTGTCAGTAAAGTTaatcacacacacctgtgaTAGCTGCGGTCTGTGACTCCTGTTCAGTGATGATAGGGTAGCCTAGGTATCCTAGGTGCTCCAGGCAACGGTGGATGTCAAGGTACGCAGAAAGCCTGCATGTGAAGGGCATATGAGCAAGCTTTGAAAAGTGCACACGGTGAACTACCAGTAAGTGCgataaaacaaaaacctgaagCGTGCTTGCCACTGCCCGAAATGTTCAACAGTTTAGTAAGTTACTTACGTCCACTGACAGAGGTAGCCATGATTAGATATGTAGCCCTCGTCTGTGGTTGGGACTGTCACGTAGACGTCTGCACCCCATGGCATgtaaggacacacacaaaacaggtTCCTGAGCTCTGTTGGTGACAGAGCAGAGTCCTTATCCTAAAGGAGAATACagaacatttattcaaaaccaggAAATCTAAGATTGAACAAGGAGATTGCattaacattacatttacatacatatacatattacACTCCAGTGTGACACTGTAACTCAGGCAGCCAAGATTACTACTCACTTCATCATACTTGTCAAACAACCGCTGGAGAAACTTGTGGCCTAAATGATTGAGCTCTGTGGTGCAGCCAACAGGAACCCGAAGTCTGtcaccagaaaaacaaatccaatatTATGATAACTAACTAACTACTGACACAGATATATGTGAAAATGTCACGGAGAGGGATCAGCATCTGGACTGACAGAGG
This window of the Mugil cephalus isolate CIBA_MC_2020 chromosome 16, CIBA_Mcephalus_1.1, whole genome shotgun sequence genome carries:
- the rhot2 gene encoding mitochondrial Rho GTPase 2, which gives rise to MKQDVRILLLGEPKVGKTSLIMSLVGEEFPEDVPPRAEEITIPADVTPEKVPTHIVDYSEKEQSDEVLRDEIIKANVVCVVYDVTNEDTIDKIKTKWIPLVNGDAEKGNKVPIILVGNKSDLRSGSSMETILPIMNQFSEIETCVECSAKNLKNISELFYYAQKAVLHPTAPLYDPEDKQLKPSCVRALSRIFYISDQDNDRILSDAELNCFQKSCFGNPLAPQALEDVKTVVWKNTSDGVQDNGLTLNGFLFLNTLFIQRGRHETTWTILRKFGYDDNLELTDDYLYPELRVPVGCTTELNHLGHKFLQRLFDKYDEDKDSALSPTELRNLFCVCPYMPWGADVYVTVPTTDEGYISNHGYLCQWTLSAYLDIHRCLEHLGYLGYPIITEQESQTAAITVTREKEVDLEKRQTQRSVFLCKVIGPRGTGKTAFLQAFVGRSVSGNSSSAFSPYVINTVQVSNQEKYLILNEVDVETEFLKASDASCDVACLMYDSSDPHSFDYCASIYKQHYMESDIPCVLVASKVDLVEVKQFHGMAPAEFCYKHRLPPPLPFSSTFLDSTSKNIYTKLAWAAMYPHLNGSDMSNTSFWLRVTLGSAVVAVLGFAIYRAVTRLK